Proteins from a single region of Desulfobacter postgatei 2ac9:
- a CDS encoding DUF1156 domain-containing protein: protein MKKKLIEVALPLDAINKACAREKSIRHGHPSTLHLWWARRPLAAARAVIFAQMVDDPSGYPDLFPTEKAREKERQRLFKIIEDLVLWENTTNETVLQKARDEIWQSWHRTCAQHADHPRAEELFNRYVLPAFHDPFAGGGSLPLEAQRLGLESYASDLNPVAVLINKAMIEIPPKFAGKPPVNPDWQNKPEREKALSLWKGAQGLAEDVRYYGKWMRDEAEKRIGHLYPKIEITDEMVKKRPDLNPYAGKKLTVIAWLWARTVKSPNPAFAHVDVPLASTFMLSTKKGKEAYVEPVIENGGYRFAVKVGKPEDDIAVKLGTSAGKRAGFKCLMSGTPLPYDYIRSEGQAGRMGERMMAIVAEGVRGRVYLKPTPEMEAIALTAKPEWKPDTPMYGKCRVNVSNYGLDVYGDLFTPRQLVALTTFSDLVQEAREQVKQDAVKAGLSDDGKTLDKLGDGAEAYADAVAVFLGFGVSKTSNRSSSICTFKSGVQCPGDTFGRQAIPMSWDYAEANIVNGPSGSFESMMKNVVAGLLSNGTTNGTRGLARQQDASKQSISATKIVSTDPPYYDNIGYADLSDFFYVWLRRSLKLTFPELFATLVVPKERELVATPYRHGSKKKAEAFFLEGMSQVMHRLSAQTHPAFPVTIYYAFKQSESDGADGLTNTGWDTFLDAIIKAEFAISGTWPMRTERENRKINQGTNALASSIVLVCRKRYVDAPIATRRDFVATLKSELPQALAHLQRGNIAPVDLAQAAIGPGMAVYTRYSKVLDAKGTPLTVREALSLINQTLDEALAEQEGDFDADSRWALTWFDQMGFAEGDYGIAEQLSKSKNTSVSGMVEAGILVSRSGKVRLLTPAELPQGWDPETDKRLTVWEMVHQLIRALETGGDSAAAMLVAKLGAQAETARELCYRLYTLCERKKRANEAIAYNSLVQSWPEIIRLAGEEKDKKPQDEQSEMF from the coding sequence ATGAAAAAGAAACTCATTGAAGTGGCCTTGCCTTTGGATGCCATTAACAAGGCTTGTGCCCGTGAAAAATCCATCCGCCATGGCCATCCGTCCACGCTTCATCTCTGGTGGGCCAGACGCCCCCTGGCCGCAGCCCGGGCTGTGATTTTTGCCCAGATGGTGGATGATCCGTCCGGATATCCAGACCTGTTCCCCACAGAAAAAGCCCGGGAAAAGGAACGCCAGCGCCTGTTTAAAATTATCGAGGATCTGGTGTTGTGGGAGAATACCACCAACGAGACGGTCCTGCAAAAGGCCAGGGATGAAATCTGGCAGAGCTGGCACCGCACCTGTGCGCAACATGCTGATCATCCAAGGGCAGAAGAATTGTTTAACCGCTATGTTCTGCCCGCTTTCCATGATCCCTTTGCCGGCGGCGGGTCCCTGCCCCTGGAGGCCCAACGCCTGGGGCTGGAAAGTTATGCCTCGGATCTCAATCCCGTGGCGGTGCTCATCAACAAGGCCATGATCGAAATCCCGCCCAAATTTGCCGGGAAACCACCGGTAAACCCGGACTGGCAGAATAAACCCGAGAGAGAAAAGGCCCTGTCTCTCTGGAAGGGTGCCCAGGGCCTGGCCGAGGATGTCAGATACTATGGGAAATGGATGCGGGATGAGGCGGAAAAACGCATCGGCCACCTGTACCCCAAAATTGAAATCACAGATGAAATGGTCAAAAAAAGACCGGATCTGAACCCCTATGCCGGTAAAAAACTCACTGTGATTGCCTGGCTCTGGGCCCGTACGGTGAAAAGTCCCAACCCGGCCTTTGCCCATGTGGATGTGCCGCTGGCTTCCACCTTCATGCTTTCCACCAAAAAGGGCAAGGAAGCCTATGTGGAGCCGGTGATTGAAAATGGGGGGTATCGGTTTGCGGTGAAGGTGGGTAAGCCTGAGGATGATATAGCTGTAAAACTTGGAACATCGGCAGGCAAACGGGCAGGATTTAAGTGTCTGATGTCCGGAACGCCATTGCCCTATGATTACATCCGGTCTGAAGGGCAGGCTGGTCGCATGGGGGAACGAATGATGGCCATTGTTGCAGAAGGTGTGCGTGGGCGGGTGTATCTTAAGCCGACACCGGAAATGGAAGCCATTGCTTTGACCGCAAAACCTGAATGGAAGCCGGATACACCAATGTATGGCAAGTGTCGCGTCAATGTATCCAACTATGGATTGGATGTTTACGGCGATCTTTTTACCCCTCGCCAGCTTGTGGCCCTGACAACCTTCTCCGATCTGGTGCAGGAAGCCCGTGAGCAAGTAAAACAGGATGCTGTTAAGGCGGGTCTGTCTGATGATGGCAAAACACTGGATAAATTGGGCGATGGGGCTGAGGCCTATGCTGATGCAGTGGCAGTATTTTTAGGGTTTGGAGTGAGCAAGACAAGCAATCGTTCGAGCTCGATATGTACTTTTAAGAGTGGAGTACAGTGCCCCGGAGATACTTTTGGTAGGCAAGCGATACCTATGTCCTGGGATTATGCAGAAGCCAATATAGTGAATGGTCCAAGCGGCTCATTTGAAAGCATGATGAAAAATGTTGTTGCTGGATTGCTTTCAAACGGTACAACGAATGGCACAAGAGGCTTGGCAAGGCAACAAGATGCTTCAAAACAATCGATTAGTGCAACAAAAATCGTCTCCACAGATCCTCCCTATTATGACAATATAGGCTATGCTGATTTGTCTGATTTTTTTTATGTTTGGTTACGCCGTTCTCTAAAATTGACCTTTCCAGAACTTTTTGCCACGCTTGTTGTACCAAAGGAAAGAGAATTGGTGGCCACACCTTACCGTCATGGCAGCAAAAAAAAAGCTGAAGCTTTCTTCCTTGAGGGAATGTCCCAGGTTATGCACCGGCTCTCAGCTCAGACACATCCAGCTTTCCCGGTTACCATTTATTATGCCTTTAAACAGTCTGAGAGTGATGGTGCAGATGGCCTAACCAATACCGGTTGGGATACTTTTTTAGATGCCATTATCAAAGCTGAATTCGCAATCAGTGGAACTTGGCCAATGAGAACTGAGCGTGAGAATCGTAAAATTAATCAAGGCACCAACGCTCTTGCCTCCAGCATCGTCTTAGTCTGCCGAAAGCGATATGTTGATGCCCCCATTGCCACCCGCAGGGATTTTGTGGCTACCCTCAAATCCGAATTGCCCCAGGCCCTTGCCCATCTCCAGCGCGGTAATATTGCACCCGTGGATCTGGCCCAGGCGGCCATCGGTCCGGGCATGGCGGTTTACACCCGGTATTCAAAAGTTCTGGATGCCAAAGGCACCCCTCTTACGGTTCGCGAAGCCCTGTCCCTGATCAACCAGACCCTGGATGAAGCCCTGGCCGAGCAGGAGGGGGATTTTGATGCAGACAGCCGCTGGGCCCTGACCTGGTTTGACCAGATGGGGTTTGCTGAAGGTGATTACGGGATCGCAGAGCAGCTTTCCAAATCTAAAAATACCAGCGTGTCCGGCATGGTGGAGGCCGGGATTCTGGTATCCAGATCCGGGAAAGTTCGCCTTTTGACACCGGCTGAACTGCCCCAGGGCTGGGACCCTGAAACCGACAAACGGCTCACGGTCTGGGAAATGGTGCATCAGCTCATCCGCGCCCTTGAAACCGGCGGAGATTCAGCCGCAGCCATGCTTGTGGCCAAACTGGGTGCACAGGCCGAGACGGCCCGGGAACTGTGCTACCGCCTTTATACCCTTTGTGAACGAAAAAAACGGGCCAATGAGGCCATTGCATACAATAGTCTGGTGCAGAGCTGGCCGGAAATTATCCGGCTGGCAGGTGAAGAAAAAGACAAGAAACCTCAAGACGAACAATCTGAAATGTTCTGA